ATCTTCCATCGTCCCACTTGCAACACATCCCGAAGTCGAGTTTGACTATATTGGGGTATTCACACCACTTTGGCGTAAAATAGGGGCTTTAATTAAAGAACACAATTTACGAATAAGTTTTCATCCAAATCAATTTACGCTATTTACAAGCGACAAGCCACATATTACTACTAACGCTATTACGGATATGACTTATCATTATAAAATATTAGATGCTATAGGCATTGCAGATTCTTCTTACATTAATATTCATGTAGGTGGAGCCTATGGAAATAAAGAAAAGGCAATTGAGCGCTTCCATGAAAACATAAAAAAACTTCCTACACATATAAAAAAACAAATGACTCTTGAAAACGATGATAAAACATATACAACTGCTGAAACTTTATCAATTTGCCAAAAAGAAAATATTCCATTTGTATTTGATTATCATCATCATATGGCCAATCTTTGCGAAGAACCACTAGAAGAGTTGCTTCCTGCAATTTTTGAAACTTGGTCACATACAAATATTTCTCCTAAAGTTCACATTTCCTCCCCGAGATCGGAAAAAGAATTTAGGGCCCATGCTGAATATATCGATTTAGAGTTTATTAAGCCCTTCTTACACATTGCGAAAAAAAACAATCATAATTTCGATATTATGATTGAAAGTAAACAAAAAGACTTAGCACTATTCCAATTAATAGACGAACTTTCTGCTATAAGAGGAATGAAAAGAATAGGTGGTGCAAAGTTACAGTGGTAAATTGTAACTTTGCACCATTTTTTCAAAAAAGTAATTTTTATAGTAAAAAACATTCTATTTTATATGCTATTATTTAAATTAGTATTTTCTCCCCGAGATTCAACTTTATTGAAACGGAGTCATAATATGATTAATCAAAAAAAGTATATACAATCTGTCATAATATACATATTTATATTTGCTCTTTGGATATTCCTTATACCAAATGAGTTGAATATAAAAGAAACCGGGATTCTTTTCTTATTCTGTTTCGCTGCACTTTTTTCTTGCTATTGCTTATGTAAAGCGATTAGAAAAATGACACATGGTGATAAATTATTTTGGATTTTATTATTATGTACTTGTCTATGCGGGTTAGCTATGGAGATAACTTTATTCCTTCATTCACTTTCCATTCATGAGCAAGTTATATTCTCATATAAAGCATTACCTTTTTTTATCATACAATATGTTTTACTCTTTGTTGGATTTGCTATAAAGTTTATAAAAATTTACTCTATTAAGGGTCTTGCTCAATTTTCATTCGATAGCATCTTTATTGTTATTATGAACATTTATTTCACTTTAACTTTTATCTT
This genomic interval from Bacillus thuringiensis contains the following:
- the uvsE gene encoding UV DNA damage repair endonuclease UvsE; protein product: MIIRFGYVSHAMALWDCSPAKTMTFTSFKKLSKQEREDKLYHVIRQNLEHTIRILHYNIAHEIPLYRLSSSIVPLATHPEVEFDYIGVFTPLWRKIGALIKEHNLRISFHPNQFTLFTSDKPHITTNAITDMTYHYKILDAIGIADSSYINIHVGGAYGNKEKAIERFHENIKKLPTHIKKQMTLENDDKTYTTAETLSICQKENIPFVFDYHHHMANLCEEPLEELLPAIFETWSHTNISPKVHISSPRSEKEFRAHAEYIDLEFIKPFLHIAKKNNHNFDIMIESKQKDLALFQLIDELSAIRGMKRIGGAKLQW